Sequence from the Sphingobium indicum B90A genome:
GCAGGGTTGCGCGGCTGGTCGCAGAACGGCATAGGGCTGACCCATGCACGACATTCGTTTCCTTCGCGAAAATCCCGCCGCTTTCGACGCTGGACTGGCGCGGCGCGGCCTGGAGCCGCTGAGCGCGGAACTGCTGGCGCTCGACGAGCGGAGCCGCGCAATCAAGACCGCATTGCAACAGGGCCAGGCGCGCCGCAATGAGGCGAGCAAGGCCATCGGCCAGGCGATGGCGCAGAAGGACATGGCGACGGCAGAGGCGCTGAAGGCCGAAGTCGCCGCGCTCAAGGAAAACCTGCCCGCTCTGGAGGCGGAGGATCGGGAAATCGGCGAGGCGCTGGCGGCGCGGCTGGCGGCGATCCCCAACCTGCCGGCGGACGACGTGCCGCCGGGGGAAGACGAGACCCAGAATGTCGAGGTGGCGCGGTGGGGCGAACCGCGCAGCTTCCCCTTCACGCCGCAGGATCATGCCGATTTCGGTCCGGCGCTGGGGCTGGATTTCGAGGGCGGCGCAGCGCTTTCCGGCGCGCGCTTCACTGCGCTGCGCGGACAGATGGCGCGGCTGCACCGGGCGCTGGCGCAGTTCATGCTGGACCGCCAGTCGGGCGAGAATGGCTATGAGGAGGTCAATCCGCCGCTGCTGGTGAAGGACGAGGCGCTGTTCGGCACGGGGCAGTTGCCGAAATTCGCGGAGGATCTGTTCAGGACCACCGACGGGCGCTGGTTGATTCCCACGGCGGAGGTTTCCCTCACCAACCTCGTGCGCGAGCAGATCGTGCCGACAGAGAGCCTGCCGCTCCGGCTGACCGCGCTGACGCCCTGTTTCCGGTCGGAGGCGGGTTCGGCCGGGCGCGACACGCGCGGCTTCATCCGCCAGCATCAGTTCGAGAAGGTCGAACTGGTCGCGATCTGCAAGCCGGAGGAATCGGAGGCCGAACATGAGCGCATGTGCGCGGCGGCCGAGGGCGTGTTGCAGGCGCTGGGCCTGCCCTATCGCAAGATGCTGCTCTGCACCGGCGACATGGGTTTCGGGGCGCGCAAGACCTGGGATCTGGAGGTGTGGCTGCCCAGCCAGCAGACCTATCGCGAGATCAGTTCCGTCTCCAACTGCGGCGATTTCCAGGCGCGGCGGATGAACGCCCGCTACAAGCCGGAGGGCGAGAAGAATACGCGCTTCCTGCATACGCTGAACGGGTCGGGCCTGGCCGTGGGGCGGACGCTGGTGGCGGTGCTGGAAAATTACCAGCAGGAGGACGGCAGCGTGATCGTGCCGGAGGTGCTGGCCCCCTATATGGGCGGCCTGACGCGGTTGCGGCATTCGTAATTCGCCTGCCCCGTTCGTTTCGAGCGAAGTCGAGAAACGGGGTGAATGAGCTTCTCGACTTCGCTCGAAGCGAACGGATTTCAAGGACATGCGCATCCTGCTCACCAATGACGATGGGGTTCATGCTCCGGGCCTGACCGTGCTGGAGGAGATTGCGCGCACGCTGTCCGACGACATCTGGATTGTCGCGCCCAGCGAGGAGCAGTCCGGCGCCGGCCACAGCCTGACGCTGACGCGCCCCTTGCGCGTCCGCCAGCATGGCGAGAAACATTACAGCGTCACGGGCACGCCCACCGACGCGGTGATGATGGCGGTCGGCCATCTGATGAAGGATGCGAAGCCCGACCTGGTGCTGTCGGGCGTCAATCGCGGCGCCAACCTGGCGGAGGACGTGACCTATTCCGGCACGGTGTCCGCCGCGATGGAGGGCGCGATCTCCGGCATCAGGTCGATCGCGCTCAGCCAGGTCTATGCGCGGGAGGGGATGGGCGACGCCGTGCCCTTCGCTGCGGCGCGGGCCTGGGGCGAGCGGGTGTTGCGCCCGCTCATCGCCATGCCGGCCAGCCCCCGGATGCTGTTCAACGTGAACTTTCCGGCGGTCGATGCCGAAGCCGTGAAGGGCATTCGCGTGGTGCGGCAGGGCTTTCACGATGTGGACCGGACCAAGATCATCCACGGCACCGATCCGCGCGGCTATGATTATTACTGGTTCGGCCTCGGCAAGAGCGACGCCGTGCCGGAGGGGAGCGACCTGGCCGCCATTGCCGAAGGCTATGTGACGGTGACGCCCCTGCATTACGACCTGACGCAGGACAGCGCGATGGCGGCGACGGCGCAGGCCTTCGGAGGACAGATGGGCTGACGGCGTGTTCCTGCGCAGGGACATGCGGCTTGCCCGTCGATCCGAACGCGATCTAGCCATGGCGGGACCAGGGGGCTAAAGACGTGGCGATGTCGTGGATGGTCCTTCTTCGCTTTCCTGCCCTTGCCGTTCCCGCGACGCTTCCGCTCGACATCATCGAAGAAAAGGCCCGATGAGGATCATGCCCGTCCGGCCGCCGTCCAGCGCGGCGGGGTTCCTGCGGCGGCGGTCTTCGCTGCCGATCTGGGCCGATCTCGGCTGGCGGGTGGCGCTGGTCTTCGGCCTGATCGGGCTGGTGCTGCTGATCCACTGGGTCGGCCGGGACGGATTGAAGGACAATCTAGACAACCGGATCAGCTTCATCGACGTGCTCTACTTCACCACGGTCACGGTGACGACGGTCGGCTATGGCGACATCGTGCCGGTCAGCCCGGAAGCCCGGCTGTTCGAGGCTTTGCTGGTGACGCCGATCCGCCTGTTCGTATGGCTGATCTTTCTGGGCACGGCCTATAATCTCTTCTTCCGCAACATCCTCTACAGGTGGCGCATGGCTCGCATTCAGGCCGATCTGCACAATCACATCGTCGTCACCGGCTTTGGCACCAGCGGGGCCGAGGCGGTGCGGGAATTGCTGGCGCGGGGCGTCGACCCGCGGGAGATCGTGGTGGTCGATCCGGTCGAAAAGGCGCTGGCGGAGGCCGAAGCGCTGGGCTGCAACATATTATGCGGCGATTCGACGCGGGACCGGACGTTGAACGATGTGGCGATCCACCGGGCGCGGACGATGATCGTGTCGGCCGGGCGGGACGACACCTCCATCCTGATCACGCTGACGGCGCGGCACCTGGCCCCTCGCCTGCCCATCAGCATCGTCGTGCGCAACGAGGACAACGAACTGCCCGCGCGGCAGGCCGGCGCGACCACGGTGATCAATCCGGTCAGCTTCGCCGGGCTGCTGCTGGCGGGCAGCACCAGCGGCCAGCATATCGCGGATTACATGTCGGACCTTGCCGCTTCGGGCGGTCAGGTGAAGCTGAACGAACGCTTCGTTCTGCCGGAGGAGATCGGGCGGCCGCTGTCCGACATCCGGACGGGCCTGGGCGTGCGCATCCATCGTCAGGAACGCGCCATCGGTTTCTGGGAGGAGGAAGCGGCGAAGCTCCAGACCGGCGATCTCATCATAGAGATCGTTCGGGGCGATGCGGCCGGGCAGGCACGCGCGCCGGCCTGATTCCGAGGGCTTTTGCGTGGCCCCGTGACATTGGGCGCAAAAATCCCTATGTGCGCGCCGATCATGGCAACCAAAATTCCCGAAGCGCCGAAGGTCGGCATGGTGTCGCTGGGCTGTCCCAAGGCGCTGGTCGACAGCGAGCGCATCCTGACCAAGCTGCGTTCCGACGGCTATCAGATGTCCGCAGACTATGCCGGCGCCGACGTCGTGCTGGTCAATACCTGCGGATTCCTGGATTCGGCCAAGGAGGAATCGCTGGAAGCCATTGGCGAGGCGATCGCGGAGAATGGCCGCGTCATCGTCACCGGCTGCATGGGCAATGAGGCGGAACTGATCCGCGCAAAATTCCCGCAGGTGCTGGCCGTGACCGGCGCGCATCAATATGAGGCCGTGGTGAACGCGGTGCATGAAGCCTCGCCGCCCATACCCAACGCCTTCGTCGACCTGGTGCCGGAGGGCGGGCTGAAACTGACGCCGCGCCACTACAGCTATCTCAAGATTTCGGAAGGCTGCAACCATCGCTGCTCCTTCTGCATCATCCCCTCGCTGCGCGGCGACCTGGCCAGCCGGCGCATCGACGCCGTGCTGCGCGAGGCGGAAAAGCTGGTGCATGCCGGAACGAAGGAACTGCTGATCATCAGCCAGGACACCTCCGCTTACGGGGTCGACACCCGGCATGAGGCGCGCCAATGGAAGGGACGCGAGGTTCGCGCGCACATGACCGACCTGGCCCGCGAGCTGGGGCAGCTTCGCACCGCGGAGGGCACGCCGCCCTGGGTCCGGCTGCACTATGTCTATCCCTATCCCCATGTGGATCATGTGATCCCGCTGATGGCCGAGGGGCTGCTGACGCCCTATCTCGACATCCCGTTCCAGCATGCCGCGCCTTCGGTCCTCAAGGCCATGAGGCGCCCGGCGAACGAAGCGAAGGTGCTGGACCGCATCCGCAAATGGCGGGACATCTGCCCTGACATCGCGATCCGTTCCTCCTTCGTCGTCGGCTTCCCCGGCGAGACGGAGGCGGATTTCGACTATCTTCTCCAGTGGCTGGGCGAGGCGCAACTCGACCGCGTGGGCGCCTTCCGCTTCGAGCCGGTCGAGGGCGCGGCGGCCAACGACCCGCCCGGCGCGGTGCCGGAGGAGGTCAAGGAAGAACGATACCAGCGGATCATGGAAAGGACCGCCGCCATCTCCGCCGCCCGCTTGCAGGCGAAGGTGGGCCGCGTGCTGCCCGTCATCATCGACGAGGTGGGCGAAGCGGACGAGGACGGCTCCATCGGCGCCACGGCGCGCAGCCAGGCCGACGCGCCGGAGATCGACGGCAATGTCTTCCTGCGCGATGTAGGAGAAGGGCTGGCGCCGGGCAGCATCCTGAACGTGCTGATCGAGGATGCGGACGAGCATGACCTTTACGGAGTGCCGTCGGTTTAGGGCACCATGTTCCTGCTAGGGCAGGAACCCAGTTCCGACGTCATAGCTGGACTCCCGCCTTCGCAGGGGCACGGCCCATTGTGGGGGGCAGCGTCATTCCGCCGCCGCAAAGGCGTCCTGATATTCCGTCTTGATCGCCTTGCGCATGGCCGCGTCCACCGGCAGCGCGATCTCATAGCTGCCCTCGGCATAGGGACCGGCGCTGTAGGGACCGATGACGACGGTCACGCCGTCGACCAGCTTGCCGTCCTTCGATGTCGGCACCAGCACCTGCTGCATCGGATCGATGCATTTGGTGAAGTCGTCGTCATCGCTGCGCTTCACCGGAGCGCCTCGCTTTTCGGCGCGGGCCTTGTCCAACGCGTCGCAGAAGCGGTCCCGGATGGCGGCCGCGAAGGCGGCGGGGGAGGTCATCAACGCCGTGACCGCCGTCTCCCGCTTGCGCGCCTTGTCCCACAGCAACGCCTCATAGCCCGTCATGCCATGCGCGCCGCCGGTATAGACGTAGCTTTCCGATCGGAGCGCCAGGAAGCGCGGCGTGTCGGCGGCCACGGTCCAGCGGGTTTCGAGCGAATGCGCCCGGAAGGGATAGTCGGCCTCCCTGGCGGCCTTCCGGTCTTCGCGCGCCATTTTCAGCGCATCCGCTTTCCCGACCTTCAGCGCATTGCCGAACCTCTCCGCCAGGACGGGTATCTGCGCGGCCTGCGCGGGATAGGCATAGGCGAATTCGAGCAGATCGGTCTTCTCCTTCTGCTCGAACGGTTGGGCGGGCGACGGCGGCTCCGGCTGGCCGGACATGCGGTTCGCGAAATTGCTGGCCGCGACGTCATTGCCCGGCAGAGCCGCCTCGTCCCCATTCTTCGCGCCCTTCGAAGGCGAACAGGCGCAAAGCAGCAGGACCGCCGCCAGGGGCAGTCCCGCCAATCCCCTCCCCTCGATCCCGTGCATCAATGGGCCTTGGCCGCCGCCATGCACCGTTCGCTGATCGCCTTGCGCGCATAGCTGCTCTGAAGCGCCGCGCCGGCATTGGGCCAGCCTTCCGCTATCAATGCCTGCTCCACCGCATGCGCTCCATCGAAACGCCCGCTTTCCGCCAGCGCATAGGCGCGGGCGCGCAGGGCCTGAAGGCGGCCGTCGTCGCTGTGCATCATCTTGTCTCTCCTTCTTTTAACTCCGTTCAATCTATGCCCGCGCGCCGTCCGACGCAAATGACGGCGCGGTCGAAAGAGGCGCTCGGACGACGAAAGATTGCGCTTTTCTTACCCGCCGCCTTTCTCCAAAACACATTGCATGAACGATTTTTCCGACCTGCTGAAAGCCGACAACAATCAACCCGCCCGTTCGATCCGGATCGTGGATGCGCAAGGACTGGAAAGCTGGCTGGGAAGCCAGCCGGAGCGGGTACGCGCCCTGGCGGCCGCCCAGAAATTCAGGGGTAAGGCGCATGAATTCGCCATCCTGCCTGGCGAGGAGGCGGCGGACTGGTCGGTGGTGGCCGGCGTCGCTTCCGCCGCGAAGCTGGGACCATGGTGCCTTGCCAGGCTGGCCGAGGCCTTGCCCGAAGGCGCCTATCGGCTGGCCGAGGGCGCGGCGGGGGCAGCGATGCTGGGATGGCTGACGGCGCAATATCGCTTCGACCGCTATCGCAGGGAAGAAAATGGATCGGGCGCGCGCGTGCTGCTGACCGCGGAAGTGGCGCAGATCGACGCCGCCGCGCGCCTGGCCGAAGCGGTGGCGCTGGTGCGCGACCTCGTCAACACGCCTGCGGCCGACATGGGCCCGGCCGAACTGGAAGCCGCGACCCGCAAGGTGGCGGAACGCTTCGAGGCCGACTGCAAGGTGACGAAGGGCGACGCACTGGAACATGGCTTCCCGATGATCCATGCCGTGGGCAAGGCGGCGGACAAGCGCTTCGCGCCGCGCCTCATCGAATTGCGCTGGGGCGATCCCGGGCACCCGAAGGTCGCGGTCGTCGGCAAGGGCATTTGCTTCGACAGCGGGGGCCTCGACATCAAGCCGTCCTCCGCCATGCGGCTGATGAAGAAGGACATGGGCGGCGCGGCCCATGCCCTGGCGCTGGCGCAGCTCGTCATGGGCGCGCGCCTGCCGGTCAGGCTGCACCTGCTGATCCCGGCGGCGGAGAATGCGGTGTCCGGCAATGCCTTCCGGCCCGGCGACATATTGCGCTCGCGCAAGGGGCTGACGGTCGAGATCGGCAATACCGATGCGGAGGGACGGCTGGTGCTGGGCGACGCGCTGGCGCTGGCGGGAGAGGACAAGCCGGACCTCATCATCGACTATGCGACGCTCACCGGGGCGGCGCGGGTGGCGGTGGGACCGGACCTCCCGGCCCTGTTCGCCAATGACGAGGCGCTCGCGGCGGAGATGGATGCGGCCGGGACCGCGGTGGATGATCCGAC
This genomic interval carries:
- the surE gene encoding 5'/3'-nucleotidase SurE, which translates into the protein MRILLTNDDGVHAPGLTVLEEIARTLSDDIWIVAPSEEQSGAGHSLTLTRPLRVRQHGEKHYSVTGTPTDAVMMAVGHLMKDAKPDLVLSGVNRGANLAEDVTYSGTVSAAMEGAISGIRSIALSQVYAREGMGDAVPFAAARAWGERVLRPLIAMPASPRMLFNVNFPAVDAEAVKGIRVVRQGFHDVDRTKIIHGTDPRGYDYYWFGLGKSDAVPEGSDLAAIAEGYVTVTPLHYDLTQDSAMAATAQAFGGQMG
- a CDS encoding potassium channel family protein → MPVRPPSSAAGFLRRRSSLPIWADLGWRVALVFGLIGLVLLIHWVGRDGLKDNLDNRISFIDVLYFTTVTVTTVGYGDIVPVSPEARLFEALLVTPIRLFVWLIFLGTAYNLFFRNILYRWRMARIQADLHNHIVVTGFGTSGAEAVRELLARGVDPREIVVVDPVEKALAEAEALGCNILCGDSTRDRTLNDVAIHRARTMIVSAGRDDTSILITLTARHLAPRLPISIVVRNEDNELPARQAGATTVINPVSFAGLLLAGSTSGQHIADYMSDLAASGGQVKLNERFVLPEEIGRPLSDIRTGLGVRIHRQERAIGFWEEEAAKLQTGDLIIEIVRGDAAGQARAPA
- a CDS encoding leucyl aminopeptidase family protein translates to MNDFSDLLKADNNQPARSIRIVDAQGLESWLGSQPERVRALAAAQKFRGKAHEFAILPGEEAADWSVVAGVASAAKLGPWCLARLAEALPEGAYRLAEGAAGAAMLGWLTAQYRFDRYRREENGSGARVLLTAEVAQIDAAARLAEAVALVRDLVNTPAADMGPAELEAATRKVAERFEADCKVTKGDALEHGFPMIHAVGKAADKRFAPRLIELRWGDPGHPKVAVVGKGICFDSGGLDIKPSSAMRLMKKDMGGAAHALALAQLVMGARLPVRLHLLIPAAENAVSGNAFRPGDILRSRKGLTVEIGNTDAEGRLVLGDALALAGEDKPDLIIDYATLTGAARVAVGPDLPALFANDEALAAEMDAAGTAVDDPTWRLPLWDGYAEMLKSDVADINNAGEGGFAGAITAALFLKRFVPDAVPWVHLDTFAWRPASRPGRPKGGEALGLRAAFHMLQARYGRKK
- a CDS encoding PdaC/SigV domain-containing protein, producing MHGIEGRGLAGLPLAAVLLLCACSPSKGAKNGDEAALPGNDVAASNFANRMSGQPEPPSPAQPFEQKEKTDLLEFAYAYPAQAAQIPVLAERFGNALKVGKADALKMAREDRKAAREADYPFRAHSLETRWTVAADTPRFLALRSESYVYTGGAHGMTGYEALLWDKARKRETAVTALMTSPAAFAAAIRDRFCDALDKARAEKRGAPVKRSDDDDFTKCIDPMQQVLVPTSKDGKLVDGVTVVIGPYSAGPYAEGSYEIALPVDAAMRKAIKTEYQDAFAAAE
- the rimO gene encoding 30S ribosomal protein S12 methylthiotransferase RimO, producing the protein MCAPIMATKIPEAPKVGMVSLGCPKALVDSERILTKLRSDGYQMSADYAGADVVLVNTCGFLDSAKEESLEAIGEAIAENGRVIVTGCMGNEAELIRAKFPQVLAVTGAHQYEAVVNAVHEASPPIPNAFVDLVPEGGLKLTPRHYSYLKISEGCNHRCSFCIIPSLRGDLASRRIDAVLREAEKLVHAGTKELLIISQDTSAYGVDTRHEARQWKGREVRAHMTDLARELGQLRTAEGTPPWVRLHYVYPYPHVDHVIPLMAEGLLTPYLDIPFQHAAPSVLKAMRRPANEAKVLDRIRKWRDICPDIAIRSSFVVGFPGETEADFDYLLQWLGEAQLDRVGAFRFEPVEGAAANDPPGAVPEEVKEERYQRIMERTAAISAARLQAKVGRVLPVIIDEVGEADEDGSIGATARSQADAPEIDGNVFLRDVGEGLAPGSILNVLIEDADEHDLYGVPSV
- the serS gene encoding serine--tRNA ligase, which produces MHDIRFLRENPAAFDAGLARRGLEPLSAELLALDERSRAIKTALQQGQARRNEASKAIGQAMAQKDMATAEALKAEVAALKENLPALEAEDREIGEALAARLAAIPNLPADDVPPGEDETQNVEVARWGEPRSFPFTPQDHADFGPALGLDFEGGAALSGARFTALRGQMARLHRALAQFMLDRQSGENGYEEVNPPLLVKDEALFGTGQLPKFAEDLFRTTDGRWLIPTAEVSLTNLVREQIVPTESLPLRLTALTPCFRSEAGSAGRDTRGFIRQHQFEKVELVAICKPEESEAEHERMCAAAEGVLQALGLPYRKMLLCTGDMGFGARKTWDLEVWLPSQQTYREISSVSNCGDFQARRMNARYKPEGEKNTRFLHTLNGSGLAVGRTLVAVLENYQQEDGSVIVPEVLAPYMGGLTRLRHS